Proteins from a single region of Oreochromis niloticus isolate F11D_XX linkage group LG7, O_niloticus_UMD_NMBU, whole genome shotgun sequence:
- the prmt7 gene encoding protein arginine N-methyltransferase 7: protein MKTFYGRANPTTGALDWVEESEEYDYHQEIARSCYADMLHDHDRNKKYYEGIRAAVTRVKARGEKVIVLDIGTGTGLLSMMAVTAGADFCYAVEVFKPMAEAAQCIVEKNGFSDKIKIINKHSTDVTVGPDGDMQVKANVLITELFDTELIGEGALPSYEHAHQNLMQDRCEAVPHRATVYAQLVESELLWSWAQLQPVEVEGARLVPPPAVGRCAGAHAVCDIQLSQVSPASFTPLGPVCTMFTVDFSKPVSSAFQAHSSQFVAQSSGRAQVVLSWWDLDMDPSGSIVCTMAPSWTYQEPKMAPWRDHWMQSVYFLPVESQVTEGEELSLMVCHDDYSLWYSLQPRSQRGSQTEAPPSRPCCTCQAHLVWTRPRFGELNDRRRTESYISALRSVLREDSVCLSVSDGSLLPVFAHMLGAKKVFGLENSQMSKQVIDEVLEANSMKGRVELLEIRLEQLTSNDVGGEQISVLMGEPYFSTSLLPWHSLFFWYCRTALAGLLRPNASILPRAASLHMVAVEFQDLWRIRAPCGTCEGFDVTPMDEMVQRSLDFHESREAEPHPLWEYPCRALTQSTAAMTFDFTQCLPQQPISTQGSLSFIREGRCHGVALWMEYHLTDDITVSAGLTGPINEQGDCEWSRHRKQGVYFFGSPWEISGDGRAAVSYSFTFEPSLGDIRMDFTVTSQ from the exons ATGAAGACATTCTACGGGAGAGCCAACCCGACCACCGGGGCTTTAGACTGGgtggaggagagcgaggagtaCGACTACCACCAGGAGATAGCAAG GTCCTGTTATGCAGACATGCTGCACGATCACGACAGG AATAAGAAATACTATGAGGGCATCCGGGCCGCTGTAACCAGAGTGAAGGCTCGCGGCGAGAAGGTCATCGTGCTGGACATCGGCACTGGAACCGGCCTCCTGTCGATGATGGCCGTCACGGCCGGGGCTGACTTCTGTTATGCCGTGGAG GTTTTTAAGCCGATGGCCGAGGCGGCGCAGTGCATCGTGGAGAAGAACGGCTTCTCCGACAAAATCAAGATTATTAACAAGCACTCCACAGACGTCACTGTGGGACCAG ATGGAGACATGCAGGTGAAGGCCAACGTCCTGATCACAGAGCTGTTCGATACTGAGCTGATCGGTGAAGGAGCTCTGCCCAGCTACGAGCATGCCCACCAAAACCTGATGCAG GACCGTTGCGAGGCTGTCCCTCACCGGGCCACCGTCTACGCCCAGCTGGTAGAGTCGGAGCTTCTGTGGAGCTGGGCTCAGCTGCAGCCAGTGGAGGTGGAGGGGGCCAGGCTGGTCCCTCCGCCCGCAGTGGGCCGGTGTGCCGGAGCTCACGCGGTGTGCGACATCCAGCTGAGCCAGGTGTCTCCTGCCAGCTTCACCCCGCTGGGTCCTGTCTGCACCATGTTTAC TGTGGATTTTAGCAAACCTGTAAGCAGCGCCTTCCAGGCCCATTCCTCCCAGTTTGTGGCTCAGTCGAGCGGCCGGGCTCAGGTGGTTTTGTCCTGGTGGGACCTGGACATGGACCCCAGTGGGTCCATAGTGTGTACCATGGCACCCAGCTGGACTTACCAAGAGCCAAAGATGGCCCCG TGGCGCGACCACTGGATGCAGAGTGTGTACTTCCTGCCTGTGGAGAgccaggtgacagaaggagaggaGCTCAGCCTGATGGTCTGCCACGATGACTACAGTCTGTGGTACAGCCTGCAGCCTCGCAG CCAGCGGGGCTCACAGACTGAGGCTCCTCCCTCTCGGCCATGTTGCACCTGCCAGGCTCACCTGGTTTGGACTCGGCCGCGTTTCGGCGAACTTAACGACAGACGGCGTACAGAGAGCTACATCAGCGCTCTGCGCAGC GTGCTGAGAGAGGACAGCGTGTGTCTCAGCGTCAGTGACGGGAGTCTGCTTCCTGTGTTCGCTCACATGCTCGGAGCCAAGAAG GTGTTCGGTTTGGAAAACTCCCAAATGTCTAAGCAGGTTATTGATGAG GTTTTGGAAGCCAACTCCATGAAAGGACGTGTTGAGCTGCTGGAGATCAGGCTGGAGCAGCTGACCAGTAATGATGTAGGAGGAGAACAG ATCTCCGTCCTGATGGGTGAACCGTACTTCAGCACCAGCCTCCTGCCGTGGCACTCCCTGTTCTTCTGGTACTGTCGCACCGCCCTGGCAGGTCTTCTGCGACCCAACGCCAGCATCCTGCCCCGCGCCGCCTCCCTTCACATGGTGGCCGTGGAGTTCCAG GATTTGTGGAGGATAAGAGCGCCGTGTGGAACGTGCGAGGGCTTCGATGTCACACCCATGGATGAAATGGTCCAG CGCTCTCTGGATTTCCATGAGTCCCGTGAGGCGGAGCCACACCCCCTGTGGGAGTATCCTTGTCGTGCTCTCACCCAGTCCACCGCCGCCATGACCTTTGACTTCACACAGTGCCTCCCTCAGCAGCCAATCAGCACCCAGGGCTCGCTGTCTTTCATTAG GGAAGGTCGTTGCCACGGTGTTGCTTTATGGATGGAGTACCACCTGACAGATGACATCACTGTCAGTGCAGGTCTCACCGGACCAATCAATGAGCAG GGCGACTGCGAGTGGAGTCGACACAGGAAGCAGGGAGTGTACTTCTTCGGGTCGCCGTGGGAGATCTCAGGTGACGGCAGGGCCGCGGTGTCTTACAGCTTCACCTTTGAACCCAGTTTAGGAGACATTAGGATGGACTTCACCGTCACGTCTCAGTGA